DNA from Elusimicrobiota bacterium:
AACATCAGTGGTTGGATTCATTAAACGGGTATAGATATTGCCGAACTCCTTCAAACCAAAAAGGTTTGCCGCGTGTTCGGTACTTTTGAACTGGTAAGACGTTGTTTGATAAATCGGTACTGCTCTTGCCCCCGTTGTTGGGTCCGGTTCCTGTCCTCCGTGCAGTGCTAATGTTTCTAAATGTAACTTCGAATCAATTTTAGTCATATTTTTCTCCCTTTTAAAGTTATCTATAAAGTCTATAGAATTAGTAGGATTATATCACAAAGCTATTTTTTTGTCAAGTCCTTTTAGAAAATATTTTTTTAGGGAGGTTTCTCAGCAGGTGTATTGACGTAAATTAATGCAAAAATAAATACTAAATTTATTTCGCAAAACTTGAAACAAATTTTAATATTGATTTTCCCACATCACTAAAAACAAAAAACTTAACTATAAAATATGTGATCCCAAATAGGCCGATTAGGATTAGTATCTCAATTACGGTAACAGCTATAGTTATCGGAAATATTCTACGCGTCAATTTTGCGAGCCATTTATAATTGTTCTCAGTTTTCTGGTTAATTTGGACAACTTGTTCTTTAATTTCACTTAGTTTATTAATTATTTGTGTAAGCTCGTTTCTAGTTTCAGGTTTATCTTCCATTTTTTCTCCCCGCCCATTTAAATGGGCCCGCTTCGCCGAATCGAGGCGAGCGATGTCTCGCCCGCTCATTTTCAATGGGCGAGGCGGACTTTTTTCCTGTTCTTATATTTTTGTCTTAAATTATTTGTACTGTTGCGCAGCATCCTTAGATTTCAGTTCAATATCATTCTTTTTTGACATCACGGTTTTTATTGAAAATGAAGATATAATTTTTCCGCCTCTTGCAGAAATTCTTGTGTCTAAAGCCTTAATTGCCATATCAGGATTACTTCCGGCCATAGAAACAAATATTACAACGGATTTTCCTGAAAAGTCGGTTTGATCTATAAAAGTATTCAATTCAGGAGATGTTTTTCCACACCATATCGGAGCTCCGACAAAAATACGGTTATATTTTGATAAATCAGTGTTTATTGATTTTATTGG
Protein-coding regions in this window:
- a CDS encoding flavodoxin domain-containing protein; this translates as VYYSYTGNTEIIAKTLAQELNADILKIEDVERPSVLKAYILGTFAARKGKSWPIKSINTDLSKYNRIFVGAPIWCGKTSPELNTFIDQTDFSGKSVVIFVSMAGSNPDMAIKALDTRISARGGKIISSFSIKTVMSKKNDIELKSKDAAQQYK